AGTCGGTTCCAAGCCTTGCCAGGCTTGCGTCCAAGGCCGAGAGCAGGGCACCGCGTGATGCGTTGATGCTGCGCCTGGATTCCGACGACGAGACGCCGGCTTTGGTTGAGATCACGACTTCCGAGCGAGCCACGACATCACCCAACATGGAGCCCAGCATGGCCTCAGCCTGGCCCTGGGCATACGATGCAGCGGTGTCGATGACGGTGCCACCTGCGTCCACGAACGCGTGGAGCAACTCCGCGGCGTCCTGCTCATCCGTCTCCTGCGCCCAGGACATTGTTCCGAGGGACAAAGAGGAGACACGGAACCCGCTGTTCCCGACATAACGCTGCTGCATGCTGATAGCTTACGGGGAGTTCCCAGTCTTCATGACGTAGGGTCTATTCACGTGAACTGGATAGAAGCAGCCTTGCTGGGCCTGGTGCAAGGCCTCACCGAATTCCTCCCGATCTCCTCAAGCGCCCACTTGCGGATCGTGGGCTCATTCCTTCCGAATGCAGCCGATCCCGGAGCCGCCTTCACGGCCATTATCCAACTGGGTACGGAGACGGCGGTCATTGTCTATTTCTGGCGCGACCTCGTGCGGATCATCGGGGCCTGGTTCAGGTCCCTGAGTGGGAAAGTCCCACGAAACGATCCGGACGCCCGAATGGGATGGCTGGTAATCCTGGGCAGCCTCCCCATCATCGTGCTCGGCTTGTTGTTCCAGGACCAGATCGAGTCGGTCCTGCGAAGCATGTGGATAGTTGCCACCATGCTCATTGTCTTCGGCATGATCCTGGCAGTTGCCGATGCCATTGGCTGCCAGGAACGGGATCTCACACAGCTCAGCTATAAGCATGGCATTCTGTACGGCCTTGCCCAGGCGATGGCCCTTATTCCGGGCGTTTCGCGTTCCGGCGGAACCATCACTGCCGGGCTGCTGATGGGGTACACGCGCGAAGCTGCGGCTCGCTACTCGTTCCTCCTCGCCATTCCGGCGGTTTTCGGCAGCGGCCTCTACCAGCTCTACAAAACGGTTTCCAAGGAGGGGCTCGCCGGTCCCTACGGCCTTCCGGAGACGGCACTGGCCACAGTCATCGCTTTCGTGGTGGGCTACGTGATCATCGGCTGGTTCCTGAAGTTCGTCTCCACACGCAGTTACAGGCTCTTTGTCTGGTACCGCATCCTTCTTGGCTTGGCCTTGTATGTCCTGCTCGGTTTCAATGTGATCAGCGCCTAGCACTAAGGTTGAGTCGTGAAATCGTGGACTTCCCGCCCTGTTCCTGAGCTGCCAGGCAGCATGCCGCAACTACGCCTCTTCGACACCGCCCTCGGCCGCGTCGTG
This genomic stretch from Micrococcaceae bacterium Sec5.1 harbors:
- a CDS encoding undecaprenyl-diphosphate phosphatase, with the translated sequence MNWIEAALLGLVQGLTEFLPISSSAHLRIVGSFLPNAADPGAAFTAIIQLGTETAVIVYFWRDLVRIIGAWFRSLSGKVPRNDPDARMGWLVILGSLPIIVLGLLFQDQIESVLRSMWIVATMLIVFGMILAVADAIGCQERDLTQLSYKHGILYGLAQAMALIPGVSRSGGTITAGLLMGYTREAAARYSFLLAIPAVFGSGLYQLYKTVSKEGLAGPYGLPETALATVIAFVVGYVIIGWFLKFVSTRSYRLFVWYRILLGLALYVLLGFNVISA